The genomic interval GCGCGTGAAACACGTGAGCTGGCGCAGGTGCCGCTGGCTGAATTGGCAGGCCGCGCCGGCGATCCGTTGGCGACGTTGCTGGGCGATCGCTTGGCCGGGACGCCGCGCTGGCTGCTGCTGCCCGCCCAGGCGGGATTGCGTCGGCGCATGCTGCTGCCCGAAGCCGCCGCCGATCGCTTGCACGATGTGCTCGGCTTCGAGATCGACCGGCAGACGCCGTTCGCCGCCGGCGACGTGCGGCATGGGCACCGCCTGCTGGGGCGCCGCGGCGACGGCCAACTCGAGGTCGAACTGGTGGTGGTGCCGCGGGCGACGATCGAAGCGGAACTCGCGGCGCTTGGCACCCTGGCGCCGACGCTCGCCGGCATCGACCTGGCCGAGGGCGACCGCCCGCTCGGGGTCGACCTGATCGACGCCGAGCGCCGGCGCCGACGCGAAGATCCCCAGCGCCGCTTGCAATGGCTGCTCGCGGCGATCGCCGTGTTGCTGACGGTGGCCGGCCTGTGGCAGATGCGCGAGAACCGCGCCGCCGCGGCCGATGCCTTGCAGGCGAAGGTCGAAGCCGAGGCGATCCGCGCGCGTGCGGCGTCCGCGCAGCGCCAGCAACTGGCCGATCTGCGCGAGGGCATGGCCTTCCTGCAGGCCCAGCGGGCTGCGCGGCCCACCACGGTCGCCGTCCTCGACGAACTGAGCCGGCGGCTACCCGACAGTACCTCGCTGGAGAAAGCGGCGATCGAGGGCAACCGGATCCTGTTGATCGGCCTGAGCACCGAGGCCTCGGCGCTGGTCGGACAACTGGAGGGGTCGCCGCTTTGGCACTCGCCGGCGCTTGCTGGGGCGTTGCAGAACGACCCGCGGACGCGCTCGGATCGCTTCACGTTGACCGCCGAACTCGCGCCGCCGCCCGCGCCCACCGCGCCGCCACCGCAGGAGGCCGCCCGTGTCGACGATGCCCGATAGTCCGGTGCCCGCGCGCGACCGCTGGCTGGCGCTGGGTCTGCTGCTGGGCGCGCTGCTGCTCGGCTATCTGGTGCTGCTGCACCCCTGGTGGACACAGCCGATGCGGGACCTGGGGACGCGCATCGATTCGCTGCAGGAGCGCGAACTGCGCATCCGCCGCGAACTCGAGCAGGCGCCGCAGGTCCGCGCCGAACTCGAACGTGCGCGCGAGGCGATGGCGGCGGCGCCCGGCTTCATGCCGCAGCCGAGCGTCGAACTGGCGACCGCGGCCTTGGTACAGCGGCTCGAGAACGCGGTGCTCGAGGCCAGTCCCGGCAACCGCAGCTGCGCGATCAGCAACCGCTCGCCGCTGGCCGGCGGCCGCAACGACCGCTACCCGCGTGCGACCGTGCAGGTGCGGCTGCGCTGCGGCATGCCGGAACTGGCCGCGGTGCTGCATTCGCTGGAAGCGGGCACGCCCCGGCTGTTCGTCGACAACCTGAACATTCTCAGCCAGCGGCACACGCTGGCCGCGGGTGCCGCCAGCGGCGGCGTTGACGTGAGCTTCGACCTGTCCGGTTATGTGCTGCCGGGTCCGTCCGCACCCGCGGCGGCGCCTGGTGCGGAGGCGACGACCGATGCGGGTTGATCGGCTCAATCCCCAGACCTGGCTGATCGGCGCCGTCGCGGCGTGGGCGCTGCTGTTCCTGGTGCTGACCTTGGCCGGCCTGGGCGGGCGCATCGGTCAGCGCGAGGACGAGGACGACCCGTCGGCGGCAACCGCACCGGCGATGCCGGACGTGGCTCCTCAGCCGCCGCTGTCGCAGTACGGGGAGATCGCGGCGCGGCCGCTGTTCTCGGCAGATCGTAAACCGCACCCATTCTTCATCGACCCGCAGGACGAAGGCGGCGAGGCCGCGCCAGGCTTCGACTTTGTGTTGACCAGCGTGTTGCGGACGCCCGATTTCGCGATGGCGATCCTGCAGCCCAGCGGGGGCGGCGAATCGATCCGCCTGCGCATCGGCGAGGCGCCGCCAACCACGCCCGGCTGGGTGCTCGGCAGCGTGGACGCGCGCAGCGTCGTGTTCAACGGCCCCGAGGGCCCGCGCACGCTGGAACTGCGTGTGTTCGACGGCACCGGCGGCCAGCCGCCGACACCGATGACCACGCCGGTCGCCCAGGACCGCACCATGCAGATGCCGCTGCGGCGGCCGCCGCCCGCGACCGATCCGACGCCGCCCGATATTCCCCAGGCTGGCGATGCCGGGCGCGCCCAGGCCCGGGACGGTGCGCGCAACCGCGCACCGCCAGGCGGCGCGCAGGCGGCCGGCAACGAAGTGGACGCGACAGCGGAGGCGCAGGTCGAGGCGATCCGTCGCCGGATCGAGGAGCGGCGCGCGCGCCTGCGCCAGGAACAGCAACAGCAGCCATCTCGGCCGTCGCCCTCGCCGCAGCCGTCCCCCACCCCCGTCCAGGACCCGTAGACTCCAGTCGATGAAGCCTCTTTCGATGACTCCCGCCCTTCCGTCCAGGACGCTCGCGATCGGCATCTGCATCGCATTGCTCGCCGGCTGTGCCACGGCCCCGCCGCCGACCGTTCGGCGCGACGCCGATCTGCGCCAAGGGGTGGAGGCCGATGCCTCGGGCGTCGCCGACGGGCCACGCGTGCAGTCGCTGGTCGACGATGACGACCGCCCGCGTCCGCAGATCCGTCGCGGCAGCGGCACGGTGATCAATCGCGGTGCCGCGGCCGCGCCGCCACCGACGCTCGGCACTACCACCACCGGGCAGGCGTCGTTCAATTTCGAGGGTGAATCGGTCCATGCGGTCGCCAAGGCGATCCTCGGCGACATGCTCGGACAGAACTACGTCATCGCGCCGGAAGTGCAGGGCACGGTCACGCTGGCCACGCCCAAGCCGGTGAGCGCGGCGCAGGCGCTGAGCCTGCTGGAGATGGTGCTGGGCTGGAACAACGCCCGGATGATCTACAGCGATGGCCGCTACAACATCGTGCCGGCCGACACCGCGCTCGCCACCGGCACGGTCGCGCCGCGCACCGGCGGCACCGGGGCGGCGCGCGGCTTCGAGGTGCGCACGGTGCCGCTGCGCTACAT from Luteimonas sp. S4-F44 carries:
- a CDS encoding PilN domain-containing protein — encoded protein: MAWWRAALAAWLPPRVRELFGLSGRRLLLQPQGDDLRLVLHEARETRELAQVPLAELAGRAGDPLATLLGDRLAGTPRWLLLPAQAGLRRRMLLPEAAADRLHDVLGFEIDRQTPFAAGDVRHGHRLLGRRGDGQLEVELVVVPRATIEAELAALGTLAPTLAGIDLAEGDRPLGVDLIDAERRRRREDPQRRLQWLLAAIAVLLTVAGLWQMRENRAAAADALQAKVEAEAIRARAASAQRQQLADLREGMAFLQAQRAARPTTVAVLDELSRRLPDSTSLEKAAIEGNRILLIGLSTEASALVGQLEGSPLWHSPALAGALQNDPRTRSDRFTLTAELAPPPAPTAPPPQEAARVDDAR
- the gspM gene encoding type II secretion system protein GspM; translated protein: MPDSPVPARDRWLALGLLLGALLLGYLVLLHPWWTQPMRDLGTRIDSLQERELRIRRELEQAPQVRAELERAREAMAAAPGFMPQPSVELATAALVQRLENAVLEASPGNRSCAISNRSPLAGGRNDRYPRATVQVRLRCGMPELAAVLHSLEAGTPRLFVDNLNILSQRHTLAAGAASGGVDVSFDLSGYVLPGPSAPAAAPGAEATTDAG
- a CDS encoding general secretion pathway protein GspN; the protein is MRVDRLNPQTWLIGAVAAWALLFLVLTLAGLGGRIGQREDEDDPSAATAPAMPDVAPQPPLSQYGEIAARPLFSADRKPHPFFIDPQDEGGEAAPGFDFVLTSVLRTPDFAMAILQPSGGGESIRLRIGEAPPTTPGWVLGSVDARSVVFNGPEGPRTLELRVFDGTGGQPPTPMTTPVAQDRTMQMPLRRPPPATDPTPPDIPQAGDAGRAQARDGARNRAPPGGAQAAGNEVDATAEAQVEAIRRRIEERRARLRQEQQQQPSRPSPSPQPSPTPVQDP